One genomic segment of Bdellovibrionales bacterium includes these proteins:
- the uvrA gene encoding excinuclease ABC subunit UvrA: protein MKNIHLWGVRQNNLKDIEVDIPIGSFTVVCGPSGSGKSSLAFETLYAEGQRRFFESLSNYSKQFLNKAPKPDIQGVENIPPAISIEQKNSVKSSRSTVGTTTEVVDYLRLLYEKLGQAFCPHHHLALERDSISEGTDKILTSFAGERGYILAPIPPENRLLSGKKFYDQLIKDGVLRIYCPAKTAESEAKVPRRKGKSVQSGSTKKVLAKAVSDSLVRSQLTPFFQDKLGEVLDLSEGRFKRYGPPKEEFYLVIDRLAFGSEERGRIIDSLSHAYSASLKYNNERNSGRALIASTEGKHLFVSEDLSCSICSYSFPRLTSRMFSFNSPLGACPKCNGFGNLLELDIHKVIPNFELSLSQGALTPFTMPSAAKDRQVLFKYCKKIGISLHTPWKDLPSEQKKLLWEGSKDFFGVTGLFEYLETKKYKMHVRVFLSRYKSAVKCNSCRGTRLKPEIQQVLIEGKSISDLCAMTVSDLLTHLHGLRLSPSQKEICEELHQQLLGRLSFLQDVGVGYLTMDRPTKTLSGGEYQRLNLANQLGMGLSQTLYVLDEPTVGLHPRDNDRLIDILKRLNELGNTLVVVEHDHDVIRNASHVIEMGPGSGHLGGQILFSGDINDFYHFEGSNTLPYLKGPNSWSLQKSERPIEPKNYQYKIEVTGCTGNNLKNVDLSIPLHRIVTVTGVSGSGKSSLITNTLYPALARTLGVEYLESLPFMELRGDNFIKGVLMIDQSPIGKTARSNPVTYLKVYDHIRSLFANTPEARALGLTAGAFSLNVDGGRCPVCKGLGHEVVDMIFMDDLEIPCDACDRKKFRPEILEILFKDRNIHQILEMTVAEAMDFFVSFPNIRRPLSVLREVGLEYLRLGQNANSLSGGESQRLKIAREFNSTSQKSTLYILDEPTTGLHFREVHLLLGVLNRLVESGGSVLLIEHNLEVIRHSDWVIDMGPEAGIGGGDIIAAATPDELTKSSKGYTGRYLKHYLDFIHRSEEGKMEIVPSITKIEDLLNS, encoded by the coding sequence ATGAAGAACATCCATTTATGGGGGGTTCGACAGAATAATCTTAAGGACATCGAAGTTGATATTCCAATTGGTTCATTTACCGTAGTTTGTGGCCCAAGCGGCTCTGGAAAGAGTTCTTTGGCTTTCGAAACGCTCTATGCAGAAGGACAACGACGTTTTTTCGAGAGCCTTAGTAACTACAGCAAGCAATTTCTTAATAAAGCGCCGAAACCCGATATCCAGGGTGTCGAAAACATTCCCCCCGCAATATCTATAGAACAGAAAAATTCGGTAAAATCCTCACGATCGACTGTCGGAACAACCACCGAAGTTGTCGACTATCTCAGACTCCTTTATGAAAAGTTGGGTCAGGCATTTTGTCCTCACCACCATCTCGCTCTTGAGAGGGATTCCATTTCTGAAGGTACCGATAAGATTCTTACTTCGTTCGCGGGGGAAAGAGGCTACATCCTGGCACCCATTCCTCCAGAAAACCGCTTGCTCAGTGGGAAAAAATTTTATGACCAACTCATAAAGGATGGAGTCTTAAGAATCTACTGCCCCGCCAAAACCGCCGAGTCCGAAGCCAAAGTCCCCCGTCGAAAAGGTAAATCCGTTCAGAGTGGTTCCACAAAAAAGGTCCTAGCCAAAGCCGTCTCTGACAGTCTCGTTCGCTCCCAACTGACTCCATTCTTTCAAGATAAATTGGGAGAAGTCCTTGACCTGAGCGAGGGAAGATTCAAGCGATATGGCCCACCCAAAGAAGAGTTTTATCTCGTCATCGATCGTTTGGCTTTCGGCTCCGAAGAGAGAGGACGAATTATCGACTCCCTTTCTCATGCTTATTCCGCCTCTCTCAAATACAACAATGAGAGGAATTCGGGTCGGGCCCTCATTGCATCCACCGAAGGAAAGCACCTCTTCGTGAGTGAGGACCTTTCCTGCTCCATTTGTTCCTACTCTTTTCCTCGTCTCACTTCTCGCATGTTCAGTTTTAACAGTCCTCTCGGTGCTTGTCCCAAGTGCAACGGCTTCGGAAACCTTCTTGAATTGGATATACACAAGGTAATCCCCAATTTTGAACTGAGCCTTTCCCAAGGAGCCCTAACTCCATTCACAATGCCAAGCGCGGCAAAAGACCGGCAGGTACTATTCAAATACTGCAAAAAGATCGGCATCAGTTTACATACACCCTGGAAAGACCTTCCCTCAGAACAAAAAAAACTTCTTTGGGAGGGATCCAAAGATTTTTTTGGTGTGACTGGTCTTTTTGAGTATTTGGAGACAAAAAAATATAAAATGCACGTCCGGGTATTTCTATCAAGATACAAGAGTGCCGTTAAATGCAATTCCTGCAGGGGCACTCGTTTGAAACCGGAAATTCAGCAGGTTCTCATTGAAGGTAAGTCGATTTCTGATTTATGTGCAATGACCGTCTCAGACCTGCTCACGCATCTTCATGGATTGCGACTATCCCCTAGCCAAAAAGAAATTTGTGAGGAACTCCACCAGCAGCTTTTAGGAAGACTCAGTTTTCTTCAGGATGTTGGCGTTGGGTATCTGACTATGGATAGACCCACCAAAACGCTCTCTGGAGGGGAATACCAAAGACTTAATTTAGCCAATCAACTGGGTATGGGTCTTTCCCAAACTCTTTATGTTCTTGATGAGCCAACGGTAGGGCTACATCCGCGGGACAATGACAGATTGATCGATATCCTAAAAAGACTTAACGAGTTAGGCAATACTCTGGTCGTCGTTGAACATGACCATGACGTCATACGAAACGCCTCTCACGTCATTGAGATGGGTCCTGGATCAGGCCACCTCGGTGGTCAGATTTTGTTTTCTGGAGATATCAATGATTTCTATCATTTCGAAGGATCCAACACACTGCCCTATCTGAAGGGGCCAAATAGTTGGAGTCTTCAAAAATCAGAGCGGCCAATAGAACCTAAGAACTATCAGTACAAAATTGAGGTCACGGGGTGCACGGGGAACAATCTTAAAAATGTTGATCTTTCAATACCTCTCCATCGGATTGTTACGGTCACTGGGGTCAGCGGATCAGGCAAATCCTCTTTGATCACAAATACCCTCTATCCGGCTCTGGCTAGAACTTTAGGAGTTGAATATCTAGAAAGTCTGCCTTTCATGGAATTACGCGGGGATAATTTTATAAAGGGCGTCCTAATGATCGACCAGTCACCCATCGGAAAAACCGCGCGCAGCAATCCAGTGACCTACCTTAAGGTCTACGACCATATTCGATCCCTTTTTGCCAATACGCCAGAAGCAAGAGCTTTGGGCCTGACAGCGGGAGCCTTCAGCCTCAACGTAGATGGAGGCCGTTGCCCTGTCTGCAAAGGCCTCGGTCACGAAGTCGTGGATATGATATTTATGGATGATCTGGAAATTCCTTGTGATGCATGTGATCGTAAAAAATTCCGTCCTGAAATTCTGGAGATTCTCTTCAAAGACCGCAACATTCACCAAATATTAGAAATGACGGTTGCTGAAGCAATGGATTTTTTTGTCAGCTTTCCGAACATTCGTAGGCCTTTGAGTGTGCTCCGAGAGGTTGGCCTCGAATATTTGCGCCTCGGGCAAAATGCAAATTCTTTGAGTGGTGGAGAATCCCAACGGCTTAAAATTGCGCGTGAATTTAATTCAACCAGTCAGAAATCAACGCTCTATATTCTAGATGAGCCCACGACAGGGCTCCACTTTCGTGAAGTGCATTTACTTTTGGGAGTTCTCAATCGCCTTGTCGAGTCGGGAGGATCAGTCTTGCTTATTGAGCACAATCTTGAGGTCATTCGCCACTCGGACTGGGTGATAGATATGGGTCCTGAAGCCGGGATTGGCGGGGGAGATATCATTGCCGCAGCAACCCCTGATGAATTGACCAAATCCTCAAAAGGATATACTGGAAGATACTTAAAACATTACTTGGATTTTATTCATCGTTCTGAAGAAGGAAAAATGGAAATCGTACCGAGCATCACTAAAATCGAAGATCTATTAAACTCATGA
- a CDS encoding phosphotransferase, translating to MKNVITLFPEAVSNNILAFLTISLGTEQFQLVPLAGDASSRRYYRIILDDHSWVLMEWEPFVDNNKYPFLSVLNHFSKNKIQVPSVKAVSGKDGLVLLEDLGDLTLERKFWESQSQDKAIPYYYQAVDELLKIHYTATSDRTEECTAFGIAFDTAKFLWEMNYGKEHLIEKLGKMPLSPLVEKELQRVFLEICSQLDKQPKFISHRDYHSRNLMIKLGKMRVIDFQDARLGPIQYDLVSLLHDSYVDLDKNSMQNVLQYYLTRCLNDYGQKISRDEFDEVFRLQSVQRCFKACGSFSSFYNIRGDTRYLKYIHRTINTVLNYLDFFPEYQSFKNLLGDSQLLQMDFEKI from the coding sequence ATGAAAAACGTAATCACTTTATTTCCAGAAGCTGTTTCAAATAATATCTTGGCCTTTTTGACGATTTCCCTAGGAACAGAACAATTTCAGTTGGTTCCGCTTGCCGGGGATGCCAGCAGCAGACGCTATTACCGCATCATACTCGATGACCATTCTTGGGTCCTGATGGAGTGGGAGCCCTTTGTTGATAACAATAAATATCCCTTTCTGTCGGTCCTCAACCATTTTTCCAAAAATAAAATTCAGGTTCCTTCTGTCAAAGCTGTTTCAGGAAAAGACGGCCTTGTTCTACTTGAGGACCTAGGAGATCTGACCCTCGAAAGAAAATTTTGGGAGAGTCAGAGCCAGGACAAAGCAATTCCCTATTATTATCAAGCAGTGGACGAGTTGCTGAAGATACATTATACGGCGACCTCAGATCGAACAGAAGAATGCACGGCCTTCGGGATAGCTTTCGATACCGCTAAGTTTCTTTGGGAAATGAACTATGGAAAAGAGCACCTCATTGAAAAGCTTGGAAAAATGCCTCTTTCCCCTCTGGTAGAAAAGGAGTTGCAGCGCGTTTTCTTAGAAATTTGCTCACAGCTCGATAAGCAACCTAAATTTATTTCCCACCGAGACTATCACAGTCGAAATCTCATGATAAAATTAGGAAAGATGCGCGTAATTGATTTTCAAGATGCCCGACTTGGTCCAATACAATATGATTTAGTCAGTCTTCTTCATGATTCCTACGTTGATCTGGACAAGAATTCCATGCAGAACGTGCTCCAATATTATTTGACAAGGTGCCTTAATGATTATGGGCAAAAGATTTCACGAGACGAATTTGATGAGGTCTTTCGATTACAAAGCGTACAAAGGTGTTTTAAGGCATGCGGCAGTTTTTCAAGTTTTTACAACATCCGTGGAGATACTCGATACCTCAAATACATCCATCGCACGATCAATACGGTCTTAAATTATCTTGATTTTTTTCCAGAATACCAATCTTTCAAAAACCTCTTGGGTGACAGTCAACTTTTGCAAATGGATTTCGAAAAAATATGA
- a CDS encoding ABC transporter ATP-binding protein — protein MKVIYERLWPELAAYKKRVFVIILLGALVSGLKAASPELLRQLESAWREDDHTRAIQIPIFIALVWSLSGVARYYHLFWMKFTSEQVAVKLRRDLMDKYLSLNIGFFQSFLRGSGGLMSRMISDIQTIQGGIHKISDILREPFMAILTFCYVLYLDWRLTLFILVALPIITWVMRSLAKSLRKYGRKNQEAMEDLTKTLKESLDGTRIVQSYNLEAELRRRFNEQADHFLDTQKEIIHREELAGPISEALASITLAMILIYIGQQIFATKLLIGDFLAFSFSIGLLQDSVKKIQEGYIKLQQAAVALERLKNIMEIDNAVADPQEPIAFPEQWKEIEFNNVSFSFGKENILNNINLTIKRGEIVALVGSSGGGKSTLVNLLERFFDPTKGVISIGKIDIRKMTLRDLRAHIALVSQDVFLFGDTVASNIRMGNLQKDEAEIEQAARSANAHEFIQRTREGYQTRMGDQGALFSGGEKQRISIARAIYKDAPILILDEATSALDSESEVAVQKGLDELMHGRTAFVIAHRLSTIAKADRILVLKGGQIVEEGSHDLLLKQQGEYFRFYQLQS, from the coding sequence ATGAAAGTAATTTATGAGCGGCTCTGGCCAGAACTGGCTGCCTACAAAAAAAGAGTTTTCGTTATTATACTGCTTGGAGCCCTTGTCAGCGGACTAAAGGCCGCTTCGCCAGAACTACTTCGGCAACTGGAATCCGCGTGGAGAGAAGACGATCACACACGGGCCATTCAGATACCAATCTTTATAGCCCTTGTGTGGAGTCTCAGCGGAGTCGCTCGCTACTATCATCTATTTTGGATGAAATTTACTTCTGAACAGGTAGCTGTGAAACTGCGACGCGATTTGATGGATAAGTATCTGAGTTTAAATATTGGCTTCTTTCAAAGCTTCTTGAGGGGTTCTGGCGGACTGATGAGCCGCATGATCAGTGACATCCAAACCATTCAAGGAGGCATCCATAAGATTTCAGATATACTTCGAGAACCCTTCATGGCGATTCTCACTTTTTGTTACGTTCTCTATCTCGACTGGAGACTGACCCTCTTTATTTTAGTCGCTCTACCAATCATCACTTGGGTCATGCGCTCCTTGGCAAAAAGCCTCAGAAAATATGGTCGGAAAAATCAAGAAGCAATGGAGGATTTAACGAAGACTCTCAAAGAGAGTTTGGATGGTACCAGAATTGTCCAATCATATAACTTAGAGGCCGAACTGCGCAGGCGTTTTAATGAACAGGCCGATCATTTTCTCGATACTCAAAAGGAAATCATTCATCGAGAAGAACTCGCAGGACCGATCTCGGAGGCATTGGCCTCGATTACCCTCGCAATGATCCTAATTTATATTGGGCAACAAATTTTTGCGACCAAGCTTTTGATCGGTGACTTTCTTGCTTTTTCTTTCTCAATAGGATTATTGCAAGATTCAGTCAAAAAAATACAAGAGGGCTATATTAAGCTACAGCAAGCTGCCGTTGCTCTTGAACGGCTCAAAAACATCATGGAGATCGATAATGCAGTCGCCGATCCGCAAGAGCCAATTGCCTTCCCTGAGCAATGGAAGGAGATTGAGTTTAACAATGTGAGCTTTTCTTTTGGTAAGGAGAATATCCTCAACAATATAAATCTGACTATTAAACGCGGAGAAATTGTGGCTCTTGTGGGCTCTAGCGGCGGGGGAAAGTCAACCCTCGTTAACCTTTTGGAGCGTTTCTTTGATCCCACCAAGGGTGTCATTTCAATCGGAAAAATCGATATTAGAAAAATGACTCTTCGCGATTTACGCGCTCACATTGCACTCGTGTCTCAGGATGTTTTTTTGTTTGGAGATACCGTTGCCTCCAATATTCGAATGGGCAATCTGCAAAAGGATGAAGCCGAAATCGAGCAGGCAGCTAGGTCAGCGAACGCCCATGAATTTATCCAACGCACCCGTGAAGGATATCAAACTCGCATGGGTGATCAGGGAGCTCTTTTTTCGGGCGGCGAAAAACAGCGAATCAGTATTGCTCGGGCTATTTATAAGGACGCGCCGATTCTTATTCTGGACGAAGCAACGAGTGCCTTAGATAGTGAAAGTGAAGTTGCTGTCCAAAAAGGCCTTGATGAGTTGATGCATGGTCGAACAGCATTTGTAATCGCTCATAGGCTTTCTACTATCGCTAAAGCCGACCGAATTTTAGTACTAAAAGGTGGCCAAATTGTCGAAGAGGGCTCCCACGATCTTTTGCTGAAACAGCAGGGCGAGTACTTTCGTTTTTATCAATTGCAGTCCTAG
- a CDS encoding sigma 54-interacting transcriptional regulator — translation MINWDEFEHIHVIKKLKQILSSWWNIDLIFTDERGHLRGVDSKGVHFTNPAVSVFLNKESAATNLSETIAKSIEDLRVSENRYSIRKWDTAGFDIAVVPILIDHDFMGTVVAMGFFKDENSSQRLTEVRERLAVFGANGDTIDVALSKLRYVEDQDREHFLELVELVSQEIVTLHLEITTRENRIKELNKELGSRYKYDNMIGKSKPMQSLYSLLDKIKTADSTVLIQGENGTGKELIAKAIHYNSLRKDKAFVIQNCSAFNDNLLESELFGHVKGSFTGAVRDKKGLFEIADKGTFFLDEIGDTSPTMQVKLLRVIQEGTFLPVGGLEHKRVDVRIVAATNRVLRDMVEQGTFREDLFYRLNVINIRVPPLRERKEDIPFLAEFFLNKAQNGEMKKTLTKRALEKLYDYAFPGNVRELQNEMERVVVLSGSETKITADMLSPKILEASEKGKIQGARVHGKLKDALEELEREMIREGLRRTGWNKSKLAKELGISRAGLIMKVEKYGLDKRKMLK, via the coding sequence ATGATTAATTGGGACGAATTTGAACATATTCACGTCATTAAGAAGCTCAAACAAATCCTGAGTTCCTGGTGGAATATTGATCTTATTTTTACGGATGAGAGGGGACACCTCAGGGGTGTAGATTCCAAGGGCGTTCATTTTACGAACCCAGCTGTCAGTGTCTTTCTTAATAAGGAATCTGCCGCCACCAACCTTTCTGAAACTATCGCGAAATCCATTGAAGATTTGCGCGTTTCAGAAAATCGGTACAGTATTCGAAAATGGGATACGGCGGGGTTTGATATTGCAGTGGTCCCAATACTCATTGATCACGATTTCATGGGAACTGTCGTGGCAATGGGCTTCTTCAAAGATGAAAACAGCTCCCAACGTTTGACTGAAGTTCGCGAACGCCTGGCTGTTTTTGGTGCAAACGGAGACACGATCGACGTTGCGTTGAGCAAACTTCGCTATGTCGAGGATCAGGATCGTGAGCACTTTCTTGAGCTCGTCGAACTGGTTTCGCAAGAAATTGTCACCTTGCACCTTGAAATTACGACTCGCGAAAACAGAATAAAGGAACTAAATAAAGAATTGGGTAGTCGCTACAAATACGACAACATGATCGGCAAATCAAAGCCCATGCAAAGTCTCTACTCCCTCTTGGATAAAATAAAAACTGCTGACAGCACGGTCCTTATTCAAGGTGAAAATGGAACGGGAAAAGAGCTGATTGCCAAGGCGATTCACTATAATTCGCTCCGAAAAGATAAAGCTTTTGTTATTCAAAACTGCTCCGCCTTCAATGATAACCTCTTAGAGTCGGAACTCTTTGGACATGTAAAGGGATCTTTTACAGGAGCTGTCCGTGACAAAAAGGGTCTTTTTGAAATTGCTGATAAAGGCACATTTTTTCTCGATGAGATTGGCGATACTTCTCCGACCATGCAGGTCAAACTCCTTCGTGTGATTCAGGAAGGAACCTTTCTTCCCGTGGGTGGCTTGGAACACAAACGAGTTGACGTGAGAATTGTTGCGGCAACGAATCGCGTGCTGAGAGACATGGTTGAACAAGGGACCTTTCGGGAAGATCTTTTCTATCGGCTCAATGTGATTAATATTCGAGTGCCACCCCTGCGTGAAAGAAAAGAAGACATCCCTTTCCTTGCCGAATTCTTTCTTAATAAGGCACAAAATGGAGAAATGAAAAAGACCTTAACAAAACGTGCTTTGGAAAAGCTCTACGATTACGCGTTTCCCGGCAACGTACGTGAACTGCAAAATGAAATGGAAAGAGTCGTTGTACTCAGCGGATCCGAAACAAAAATCACGGCAGATATGCTTTCCCCAAAAATCCTGGAAGCAAGTGAAAAAGGTAAAATTCAAGGGGCTCGCGTTCATGGAAAGCTAAAAGATGCTCTTGAAGAACTCGAGAGGGAAATGATCAGAGAAGGCTTACGTCGAACAGGGTGGAATAAGTCTAAACTGGCGAAAGAGTTAGGCATCAGTCGCGCAGGACTGATCATGAAGGTCGAAAAGTACGGACTCGATAAGCGAAAAATGCTCAAATAG
- a CDS encoding transglycosylase domain-containing protein, with amino-acid sequence MSIKKIIAALLGLLFIGIGAGSILVLSLSADLPKMIKVEDYEPLLVSEVYDREGGKIGEFFREKRMLLAYDEIPQAIIQAFTSAEDATFFKHGGINYISTLRALLANIRAGRKVQGGSTITMQVARSILLTPEKTYTRKIKEVMLSYRMESNLTKQEILYLYLNQIYLGQGSYGIGAAADIYFRKSVKDLTLPEIALLAGLPQAPSRYSPISNPGSAKERQRYVLSRMAEEGYITTAEANLAAAAPVEVYVRKDYKELAPYYLETVRQLLVKKLGEETVLDKGIKVFTGLDIKKQIAAQDQIRLGLRQLDKRQGFRGPKGNLTGTEKVADFLLKSRNDLMDEASAIRTLRSDGSVEDKGKLNLTGLDKAGKPLPNLPSYISLNQIVPGIVVKIDDKWGLVHVRFAESRGMIDFQSMRWARRPDPGIRAEGAEIIKASDALKVGDLIDIKVIDPKFRSDRISELLNSMKKKAGKNYVAPSDLPEWSNFCLIELEQDPTAEAALVSIDQNNNDLISLVGGKDFTHSEFNRALQAARQTGSAFKTLVYASALDKGFTPATSLIDSPIVYEEDDAEVQDMDTDAILKKKWKPLNHSKKFSGETLFRGALIQSLNVPTVKIIEKISVEWVAAYAHRLGIFSPLNYDFTMALGSSGVTLYEMTKAFATLGRLGRRVSPILIHRVEDNKGNILLEKIGLDERFEAELGPQESEFEQRRVAYLRYQSEVIPNDQDSNNSTTSENPEESKQTAKKIPESNLGKTGSNQNELPSYLLKIEDIGKTIDLRKEPPFYFDDPDQLLRPETSYVMTTLLQAVVEEPGGTGRAARALGRPTAAKTGSTSGYYDAWFMGYTPDIATGVWVGFDEERSLGKGEVGGRAALPIWTEYMKIAHEGLPVRNFAIPDGIVFANIDNTTGKLASNTTQSENVIRQAFIEGTEPSESAAKNNSQEEKDFIKEDLSQ; translated from the coding sequence ATGTCGATTAAGAAAATCATCGCGGCTCTATTAGGATTACTGTTCATCGGGATTGGCGCCGGATCTATATTGGTCCTCTCTCTCTCAGCAGATCTTCCAAAAATGATAAAAGTTGAAGACTATGAGCCTCTCTTGGTATCGGAAGTTTATGACCGCGAAGGCGGGAAGATAGGTGAATTTTTTCGCGAAAAGCGCATGCTCTTGGCGTACGATGAAATCCCTCAGGCGATTATTCAAGCTTTTACCTCAGCCGAAGATGCGACGTTCTTTAAGCATGGCGGGATCAACTACATTTCGACCCTAAGAGCTCTTCTTGCCAACATACGCGCCGGACGCAAAGTGCAAGGTGGCTCGACAATCACAATGCAGGTTGCCCGCTCTATCCTTTTGACTCCCGAAAAAACCTACACTCGAAAAATTAAGGAAGTCATGCTTTCCTACCGCATGGAAAGCAATCTCACTAAACAGGAAATTCTCTATCTTTACTTAAATCAAATCTATTTGGGTCAGGGTTCCTACGGAATTGGTGCTGCAGCTGATATCTATTTTCGTAAATCCGTTAAAGATCTCACTCTCCCTGAGATCGCCCTGCTCGCTGGCCTCCCTCAGGCGCCAAGTCGCTATTCACCAATTTCGAACCCAGGCTCGGCCAAAGAGAGGCAACGTTACGTTTTATCTCGCATGGCGGAAGAGGGTTACATAACTACCGCCGAAGCCAACCTGGCCGCGGCCGCTCCAGTGGAAGTCTACGTTCGAAAGGACTACAAGGAACTTGCTCCCTATTATTTGGAGACCGTGCGACAGCTGCTCGTAAAGAAACTGGGTGAAGAAACGGTTTTGGACAAAGGAATTAAGGTTTTTACCGGACTTGATATCAAGAAACAAATAGCAGCGCAGGATCAAATCAGATTAGGTCTCCGCCAGTTAGACAAACGCCAGGGTTTTCGTGGCCCAAAGGGAAATCTGACAGGAACTGAAAAGGTCGCCGATTTTTTACTTAAATCGCGCAATGACCTCATGGATGAAGCAAGTGCTATCCGCACTCTTAGGTCCGACGGCTCCGTCGAGGACAAAGGAAAGTTAAATTTAACTGGTTTAGACAAAGCAGGAAAGCCCCTGCCAAATCTTCCTTCCTATATCAGCCTGAATCAAATTGTTCCGGGTATTGTCGTTAAAATCGACGACAAATGGGGCCTCGTCCATGTTAGATTTGCAGAATCCAGAGGAATGATTGATTTTCAATCCATGAGGTGGGCGCGGCGACCAGATCCCGGCATCAGAGCTGAGGGTGCAGAAATTATTAAGGCCAGCGACGCGCTCAAGGTGGGTGACCTCATTGACATCAAAGTCATCGACCCTAAATTCCGGTCGGATCGAATCTCAGAGCTGCTCAACTCAATGAAGAAAAAGGCTGGGAAGAACTATGTCGCTCCAAGCGATTTACCAGAATGGAGTAATTTCTGTCTGATCGAGTTGGAACAAGATCCAACTGCTGAGGCTGCACTCGTTTCTATCGATCAAAACAATAATGATTTAATTTCTCTTGTTGGCGGAAAGGATTTTACTCACTCAGAATTTAATCGGGCCCTCCAGGCCGCACGTCAGACCGGATCCGCTTTTAAGACGCTCGTCTACGCGTCCGCCTTGGATAAAGGGTTTACTCCAGCAACCTCACTTATCGATTCTCCGATTGTCTACGAAGAAGATGATGCGGAAGTACAGGACATGGACACAGATGCCATTCTCAAGAAAAAATGGAAACCTTTGAACCATAGCAAAAAATTTAGTGGCGAGACTTTATTTCGTGGAGCCTTAATTCAGAGTTTAAATGTCCCCACCGTAAAAATTATCGAGAAGATTTCGGTTGAATGGGTGGCCGCATATGCTCACCGCCTCGGGATATTTAGTCCTCTGAATTATGATTTCACAATGGCGCTGGGTTCGAGCGGAGTCACGCTCTATGAAATGACAAAAGCCTTTGCCACTCTCGGACGCCTAGGACGTCGGGTATCTCCAATACTGATTCATCGGGTCGAAGACAATAAAGGCAATATCTTGCTCGAAAAAATTGGCCTGGATGAGAGATTCGAAGCTGAGCTCGGTCCTCAGGAAAGTGAATTCGAGCAACGTCGCGTCGCTTACTTACGATATCAAAGTGAAGTGATCCCCAATGATCAAGATTCAAACAACAGCACTACAAGCGAGAACCCCGAGGAATCAAAACAGACAGCTAAAAAAATACCGGAAAGCAATCTAGGGAAGACCGGATCCAATCAAAATGAACTGCCTTCTTATCTCCTGAAAATCGAAGATATTGGCAAGACAATAGACCTTCGCAAAGAACCGCCTTTTTATTTCGACGATCCTGATCAACTCCTTCGTCCAGAGACATCTTATGTCATGACGACTTTGCTTCAAGCGGTTGTTGAAGAGCCTGGCGGTACAGGCCGAGCCGCTCGTGCCCTGGGACGCCCAACGGCCGCCAAGACTGGCTCCACCAGCGGCTACTATGATGCTTGGTTTATGGGTTACACGCCGGATATTGCAACCGGGGTTTGGGTTGGGTTTGACGAAGAAAGATCTCTCGGGAAAGGAGAGGTAGGGGGAAGAGCCGCGCTCCCCATCTGGACAGAGTACATGAAAATTGCCCATGAAGGCCTCCCCGTTCGAAATTTCGCAATTCCGGACGGAATTGTATTTGCCAACATCGATAATACCACCGGCAAGTTGGCGTCAAATACAACTCAATCAGAAAACGTTATTCGGCAAGCCTTCATTGAAGGTACAGAGCCAAGTGAGTCCGCTGCAAAGAATAACTCACAGGAAGAAAAGGATTTTATCAAAGAGGATCTCTCTCAATGA